AATCTCAGAAGACACaaattacttttttgttttaccTAGAtcaatatccctggagaaggcaatggcaccccactccagtactcttgcttggaaaatcccaggggcagaggagcctggtgggctgccgtctatgtggtcgcacagagtgggacacgactgaagtgacttagcgagcgagcgagcgagatCAACATCCCATATAATTTAGAACAAAGTACATttacttatgggcttccctggtggctcactggcaaagaatctgcctctcagtgcaggagatgagggttcgattcctgggttggaagatcccctgaaggaggaaatggcaacccactccatggcaacttccttgggaaatcccatggacagaggagggctacagttcatggggtagcaaaagagtcagtcatgacttagcgactgaacaaaaacaaatatttatttatattatttataaatatattatttataaattaacaaGTCTTAGCTTttcatttgagaaggaaatggcagtccagtattcttgcctggagaattgcagggacgggggagcctggtgggctgccgtctgtatggtcgcacagagttggacacgactgaaatgacttagcagcagcagcttttcatTAATAAAATAGGGTAATGTTGTCAATATAatagaggaaaattaaaaaattaaaaatttacaaaCTTAAAAAGATAATATAATACTTATTTAACAATGTTTGACACTACTTTTTGAGTTTCAAGCACTCAGCACAATGTAAGTACATCATAGTTATATGATAAATACATTGATATTTGTTCTATAGTTGGTGtaaataatacttttattataatGGATGCTTaattaatatgtatttaataaaatCATTAGGAAATAAACTTCTCAAATGTTAATTTCTGAtttgaaaaacatctgctttggTATATTGTGTATATGCTCCAAGGAGAATTCCTAAACATGAGTGTCCAAAAGGAAAGCCTTGTTCATAAGGGAAtaagttttaagaaaaataagcaacaaaTGCTCTTGCAATTGACCTCAGGTAGGATAGATATATCTTTTTGTCTGTGAGAGAATCTAAGCTTATCAGGGCAGACAACTTGAAGGATGAAGGAGAGGATATGAGCAGAGATTCTTCTTATTCCAAATCTGTTGTTTTAGGACTTTCTCATagtctttgttttatatttgctttAATGGTTCCAAAAAGGAGCTTTACAATTagtcaaaaaatatttactaattagtaaattaatattttgcttttcctggggttaaacacacacatatcagTATACATGTATTCACAGAAGAAATAGTAGGGGATTGGCAGCCTGGAAAAACCCCAAAGAGTTTGGAAAATGATAAGACAAAGTCACTTATAGGAGGTCTTGAAAGTGAATAGTGGTATGAATGAAGTAACTACTGAAGGGCATAGACAAATAAGGAGCTGAATCTGGTTCTATGAAATAAAATtgtgtaaaagaaaaatgttaactatAGAAATTGTATTTTGAGTGGCTATTAGATGCATAAGGCTCTAAGTAAAGGAAACATTATATTTAACACAAGTTCTTATGTTATtgcaaataattaagaaaaaaaaatagcttttcagACCTAATGGTTATTGGTAAAGAGGGAGAAGAACAGAAGACTTAGGCTGACACTTGAAATTGAATACAAGTGATGTGTACATTGCAGGGCATAGAACAAATCCTTGGGAACTAAGGATATGGGGATAACATCCATGACTTTTAAAAGTAATGGATTTATTTTCTGAGAGGTTAAGTAGAGGAAGGTAAAGATGTGTGACTCATTTTTGGGAAAACATTGAAAGTTTGAATAATTAGTTTAAAGCACTCGGAGAGAGTGTATTTCAGAGGGATCTGGCCAAGAAGAAAccaatttaagagaaaaaaaaaaaaatagtgagctgcaaaactgaaaaatattctaaTCAAACTTGCTTTCTGATTATGACCAAACAGAAAGAGTTACTACTACTATAGATCCTTCACGCCAGATCTAGGTACAGTCTAATCTTCAAATTCATTACTTTGAATTAGATGAATTTTCCCCTCAATTCCAATTGGTATgtgaccaaaaaagaaagaaagcactgATGATTAGCACTCATAAAAGCACAAGCTAAGGGGAATTTCTTTCATTAGTCGTGGACCAGAAAGAAGCCATACAGTATGTTCACTTAGTTTTtctcactgaaaaaaataaaggcatgCAGAAACATAGAATCTGATGATTGACTACTTAAAGACATTgagaaaagagatggaaaattagAGAGGAGTCATTGGGCAGAGAAAGTAAGATTGTATCCTCCTAGTCTAACTAAAGCATATTTTGCTGAAATAActcattctaatttttaatttttcagttttaacagGAATTAAAAGATGACATAGAAGTAGCACTTCTTGATTCTACTACTCACATCACCATGCTCAGACCCAATGGCTCAGTCTTCACGCCCTCTGTACTAACACTCATCGGGATTCCTGGCCTGGAGTCAGTGCAGTGTTGGATCGGGATTCCATTCTGTTTCATGTACCTTATGGCAGTGATTGGGAATACATTAATTTTAGTGATAATCAAATATGAAAACAGCCTTCATAGTCCAATGTACATTTTTCTGGCCATGTTGGGGGCCACAGACATTGCACTTAGCACATGTATTCTTCCCAGAATGTTAGGCATCTTTTGGTTTCACTTGACAGAGATTTCCTTTGATGCCTGTCTTCTACAAATGTGGCTTATTCACTCATTCCAGGCAACCGAATCAGGTGTTTTACTGGCCATGGCCCTAgatcgctatgtggccatctgtaaccCCTTGAGACATGCCAGCATCTTCTCCCAAAAACTCTTGACTCACATTGGAATCGGTGTAGTACTCAGGGCTATCGTTCTTGTAGCACCATGCATAGTGCTTATCAAATATCGTCTTAAATTCTACCGAACCACAGTCATCTCCCACTCTTACTGTGAGCACATGGCCATTGTGAAACTGGCTACTGAAGATATACGGATCAACAAGATATTAGGCCTGTTTGTTGCCTTCACTATCTTAGGATTTGATATCAGCTTTATTACTTTGTcctattttcagatttttgtcACTGTCTTTCAACTGCCCCAGAAGGAAGCAAGATTGAAAGCCTTTAATACATGCATCGCTCATATTTGTGTCTTCCTGCAGTTCTACCTCCTtggcttcttctctttcttcacaCACAGGTTTGGTTCTCACATACCACCATACGTTCACATCCTTTTATCTAGCCTTTACCTTTTAGTTCCACCTTTTCTCAACCCAATCGTCTATGGAGTGAAGACCAAACAAATTCGTGACCGTGTCCTGAAAATGATCTTCTCCAAAAGACATCCTGATCATTAGTGGCTCCTTCTGTAGAGATTTTAGGTTAGTTTAAAGTAGCAACTTTAATATGGTGAAAAGTTACATCATGAACGAATATCTACATCTGAAAACAATCTTTAAAGCTCAAATGCTGATAATTTAACAAGCCCTCAAATACTTAAAAGCTTTGGTTTGCTATTCACATAAAGAACAAGCTTCCTTATGATGAGATTTCAAATTGTTTCTGTTACTCTTGTTTGGTCCTGTTTATTTAAATCTAGAATGTCCCTTCTAGCAGCACATATTGACAGCAAAATTGAAGAAAACAGCACTTCATTTCCAGTAATTTTCAAGCACCAtgaaatatatcaatatttttagGCTGCTAAACCAATTCAAAGCTATAATTCTAGCTATGTTTCACTTTATAGTATTTGTTTATGAatctatattttgattttttgaaatCACTTATCCATTTTTGTCTACTTCATCTGAATAACTGATGAATATATAAACTATGTAAAATTAGTAATATCAATGtcagaaatataaaatctgtATGATGCTGTCCAAAGTCTATAAACACAGAGGAGTTTTCACAGGAAagcatacattaaaaattttaagcataTTCAAAAATATACCTATTTTATCCAAAAAATCCAATCAGTATCTAAATAGAAAACATCTTTTCAGAGacaaatattttaatgattttaccCAATTTGAGTTTTGCTTGaaattggagctttagttctagCATTGAACACTTATACAAATACATTTTCACTGCATTTAGAAATTTCATACTTCAAGTATCTTGAATAGAGGAACTGTGTCTAATTGGTGCTTTTATCCACAGTTAGGTAATGCTTGAGGCGTcttcaaatttcagaaaaatgaCATTGTATAATGAACAATTAAGACATTTTCTTGCTGTTGATCAATGGTATTCAAAGCCAACAAATATAGAGACTTTAGGGTAATAAGAAAACTTTGAAGAAAATCGTAGTAAACAAAGAGAGATATCTGAATATGTAGTTGTAAATTAACATATagtcaaagaaagaaataacCCAACATTTCactacaataaaaagaaagaaaaaggaatcatgTCATTTAAGAGGCAGAAGCAgataattattttgaataaataattatgttgaataaagCATAATGAACTTGTGTCATAATGTACTTTTACAATTGACCTCAGGTAGGTTAGATACtgagcagcatgtggaatctttggaATGTTTGCTctggaccaaggactgaacccgtgccccctgtaTTAAaagggtgaagtcttaaccactggactgccagggaagttctgcaCTAAgtttttactaaaatttttataaaccTGAGGTatatgaagaaaggaaaaatacaccAAGGGAAGTAATAAAGCAATATGTTAATGAATCTCAGATGTACAAAAATTTCTTTAATGAGGTAACAAAAACTTAATTAGTTTTAAATCTGTTACAGCATTAAATGTTTCAAGAAGCTGTGGCAACCATAGTGCATAATGAATAACTGGTGAAGACATCCACCTCTCAAAAGAAGTAAAACAGCAAATATATGAATTGTCTCCAAGAGGTTATAGCATGTAATGTGcacaaaatgaagataaaaagttCTGATACACCTGAATAAGAAACCAAGGAAAATGGAATGTGATGATAATAACCAATTAATTATGCAGGAATTGGGAGAACCATATTCCAAAATATAAAGTGCAAAAAATTGCCAAAGTGCATGAATTATACTAGAAAAAGCACATACATTTGAAAAGCTCAATAAGAAAAATCAGCCTAGCTGTATCAACCGACAAAACCAAACACATTCCATATGCATCAGAATGCCTGCCTTTATTTATCTTCTGGAGtatgaaaaaagacaaacaacataAACCATAAAAGTACATCATCATAcataaaaagtaattttcaaatGAGGTATGTAGGTATAATATGACTGTGTGTTGACAGTCAAGTTTTTTAAGCCTATAATTAGCTAAAGAGACCAATAACAAGGTGTAATAATCAAGCAACCATTTTTTGTCTCTTAAATAGAAGATTAGAAATAGGTCAATTAGTAAGAGTTGACAGTTCCGGAGAAAATACAAGCAAAGTAATTACCTTACCTTTCATAAGAATAGTTAGAATTTAAACATTGATTCAGGTGATTAGAAGCAAGTAATATAACCACTAGTGCagatatattttctttgatttttgaaatataattctcatacagaaaagtgaaaataaccaATTTTGTAAAGTTCATGAAAATAACttctagatgaagaaacagtttcTCATTCCTTACACGTCTTGTGTTGTGTTCCTTCACCATTACAGTCTCTCATTCTTCCTAAAGATAATCTCTATATTAATAGCTAAAGTAATTATacctttttttgtatatatgtttacAACCTAAACATGCATTCTTAAACCTTATAGTTTAGTTTTGCtgaattttcaattttatataattaGAAGTACatagtattgattttttttctgtttttcttcttgtgaATTTTTGACTAGAATATTTTTTGTCCATCTTTCATGTTCTTTGCTGCATAATGTACTATGGTATGGATATACTACAGCTTTTTTTACCCGTCCTCTGTTTATGGGCATTGAGAAGATTTGATTttgaaaaacacaattttaaacattcttgTATATGTATCTTGGTGCACTTAGAGTGATGATTTCTGCATCCAAAAGTCTTGTTGCTAATTCATAGGGTACTGCCAATGTTAGTAAGTGGTGTAatgcatttctaaaatgttgGTTCAATTATATTCACTGGCAGAATATAAGA
This portion of the Bos taurus isolate L1 Dominette 01449 registration number 42190680 breed Hereford chromosome 15, ARS-UCD2.0, whole genome shotgun sequence genome encodes:
- the OR52A5D gene encoding olfactory receptor family 52 subfamily A member 5D, yielding MLRPNGSVFTPSVLTLIGIPGLESVQCWIGIPFCFMYLMAVIGNTLILVIIKYENSLHSPMYIFLAMLGATDIALSTCILPRMLGIFWFHLTEISFDACLLQMWLIHSFQATESGVLLAMALDRYVAICNPLRHASIFSQKLLTHIGIGVVLRAIVLVAPCIVLIKYRLKFYRTTVISHSYCEHMAIVKLATEDIRINKILGLFVAFTILGFDISFITLSYFQIFVTVFQLPQKEARLKAFNTCIAHICVFLQFYLLGFFSFFTHRFGSHIPPYVHILLSSLYLLVPPFLNPIVYGVKTKQIRDRVLKMIFSKRHPDH